The sequence TTTAAAGGCTTGAGGGGAATAACTCTGAATGCGAGACTCTCTTCTTTCTTCATCTTTCTTGTTTTTTCTAACAGGAACAGGCGAGGTTGTAATTTGCTTCTTTTCTTTATCTGTTGAATCAACACATTCGTAATTCTTTTCATTCTCATCCTCCCTGGCTAAAGGAGGTGGCTCCTCCTTGCTGAGCTTGGGTCCTGCCTCATACAGATTGACAGAAGGGTTCTGATGTAACAAGTGTTTGGGGTAAGGTGGTGGGGGACCCTGGTAATTTGGAGCTTCCACAACAGGAGGCATAACTGCCATATTGGTAGAGGGACTGTCGGAGAAGGGAATGGTCTGAACGGTTTGCACGGGCTGCGGCATCCAGGAAGGGTGAGTGGGGGCCAGGGCAGTCTGCAGCTCTGGTTTCAACACGCGCATGCTTTTCACTGGCTGCTGAATGGGAGCGGGCGTTATGGCTGTCACCGTGGTGGCCGAAGGCTGCGAGCTGCCCGAGTGACTCTGCCTGCTGCCGTGATGGTTGTTGAAGGAGTTGGAGCGCACGGGAATACTGGGCTGCCACGCGGGCATGTCGTGCCCATTGCCCGGCGACGCCTGCGGCTGCACGGGGGAAGGCTGAGACCAGGATGCAGGTATTCCAGCCACGCTGGTGTTGTAAAGCTCCAGGTTGTGGCTGTTTCTGTTTGGCACCATTATTGCCTGAGGAATATTCCCATTGGTGTATGCCGAAGGAGGAGCAGATCCTCCTGCCTGCATCTGTAGTGCTGTGGGACTCTGCCTGTTGGTTGGATTCATTGGATATGGGGGTGGCTGGCGACTCACCGAATTTCCAGACACCACATTCTGGTGAACTATGAATTCTGCCTGACAATTGCCATTTTGCATTCCAGCTCTTCCTGAGGGAAAACTAAATTTGCTGTTGGCAGAACTCTGCATGATTATCGGTTGCCTGCCAATGGGAACAGCACTCatgcctctctgcccctgtgcGGATGAATTCATAGGAGGAGGATTCATAGGTGGAGGTGGATAACCATCCTGCCATGCTCCTGGTGGCACTGGAGAAATACGGGAGATCACATACTCCATGTTTCCAGAGTACCGCTTCGTTTGAGAATTTGGCTCCCAGGAAGGAGGTGGAGGAGTAGTTCCCCTTGGAGGGGGTGTCTGGCCccgaggaggtggaggaggaggtgtgACACTCCTTATCTGCGGCAGAGGTGGGGGATTCACTCTTTGTCCATTGGCAGGATGGGCCTGAGCAAACGCCGCAATGCCAGATCCAGATAACGGCCTTCCGACATCAGGCTGTGAGCTGGGACTTTCCGAGCGATAAACCACACCCTCTGCCAGGGAAGGGCCGTGCCGCTGAGGAACCAGGGACTCCTTAGAACCCTTCCAGCTCTGCTTGCGGTTCACCGactgctgcacagcccctgcttcCACAAGAAGAAAACACAGCATTTACATTGTTGGAAATTATTCCTATTGACTGCTTTGAATATTTTGTTCTTCTGTGTTAATTACTACAGAAACAGGACTTGAATTCTCTGACACAATATAATCCACTGTACTTCATATGGAAACTTTTTCTAGTAATATACAGCACTGCATGCTAATATGCTCAGTGTTCATATAACAGGGAAAAAACTCCTCACACTGAAACTATAAAACTATAATACCAGAAAGTGATTTTTCAGAAATCACTTTTCTGAAAATGTATTTTGCTTCAgtaaaaatgtaaaatttaattgaaaaaaatGGTAACGTGCAAAATTATTAGTCACACAATGTATTTTTAATCATGTGTACAAGAAGCTCTCAGAATGTTCAGCACAAATGCAATAAAAAGTAATAGCATGGAAAAATATGTTATGTTGCTATGTTCCAATTAACATTTGCAAAACACTTAGTGTTCTTAAATTAAATTTAACTGAATGCTGTAAAATCAAGGCTTGCACCCTTATATGCATACAGATCATTCAGACTTGTTATATTCCCATAAGACAGAATCTGACTAAGtactttaattttaaaagttgGATCTTTTTGAGTAGAAGTGTTGTAGATAGAGAGGCAAAAATTAAAACTGTATGAATGCAAAATTTACAGAGCAAAACCCTACTATATATTTACTTTGCAGATGCTATTTTGCATCATATAAACAAAATATACAAGGAACTGATGGTGCAGGCAGTCTTACTGTGGTTTTTATAATGCTAACACTAAAATATGTGTAAACACATGCAGTACTTTAATTGCTGAAAATCACCCTGTCCTCACTTAAAGAACATGTTAATTACTCTATTTTTGCAGGTAACAATGAAAACGATGTCTAAATGGTGGAATTTACCTATGAACTTCATACAAGCACCAACTAATCCTGCTTAACAGACTAAAGGAAAATGACACTGTTCTTTGCAACTCCTGACTAATTTTTCCTCCTATCTATATTGTTGATTTAAAATCTAACTCCAGTGCTAGCAGCTCAGCACCCAACTTTAGTCTAATAAAagttcagcatttctgctgctttAAGTTACTCTTTTTTTAGGTGTATGCTACTAAAAAGGCATCAAGTCATATTAAAAAAATGTGCTAGCATCTGTTCAGAAAGCAATAATAGCAAGTGGCAAAATTCTGACTCTGCTAATAAAGACACAGTCCCTCTTCTAACATCTCTTAAGAACATTGAACATGCCTTAAAAACTATAGAAAcaaaagctggaacaaagcagGAAATTAAGCAGAGAGGGATCCTGAAACATCACATCCTAAAATACAAATACCATAGTTATAtgatatataaatacacacacagaaaAATACATACACAAAAATACACATACAGAATGCTGTTGTGTGGGAGTGTGTGTGAAGAAAGACAAAAAATTTAAAGAAGAATTCAATGCTCAGCACTTATTTCTAAGTGGTGCCtgacacaaaacaaaacacaggcaCCACATCAGCAAGGTAACAGAAACTACCAAAATGAGATCTGAATACCATTCCTTGTATAAAATGTTTTGCACAGTAATAAAACCATGCAGTTATAAAATCATGCTTAAGAAACTCAAGTCAAACGGGCCTATCTCTCAGAAGGATTACATCAGATCTGTAAAATGCTGTTtttaaaggcaaaaaaaccccggTATCTCAGCATTTCTGTTCTACTGCGGGCACATGAAGGCAAAATTTACTATGTTCTGTGTTTCACCTATAAGAATACTCAGTGAGTTACTGAGTCACCATGGATACACCTACCTGGTGGTTTCATACCTGCGTTTACAGgtcttgctgctgctgcaaccATCTGTTCCCGACGAGGATCCTGGTAGCTCATTTTACTTATAAATTCAATGGCAGCCTCTATACTACGGTTGTTAGTTTGTCTGAGAGCTTGTATAACCATATCCTAAAGAGAAAATTATATACAAAAAATTATTTATAAGAAATACCAAAAATCATGGTTATTTAGCTAAATATCCTCCACTAATTTCACCAAAGTAATTTTACAAATATTGATTTCTCTCAAGTGTTTTAGAACTACTTTTAAAATGTCTTCTCCAGAAGAGATCATCCAAAATAGTACTGCAATCTGGATGTTCAGAAGAAAAGTTAACCAGTTTAAGCACTGCAGTCTGATGTAAATCATGTTATTTAGATAGAACAGTGTGGTCATACAACCCTTAAAAAAGGATTTTATAATTAAAAAGCCTATACAATAAAGTTGCCACAATCTTTAGGGACTAGTTGATATTAGAAAAAGCAGACATAACATTTTCAGCTCAAAAATCTGGTCACCTATGTGATATGAAGCAGTCAATGTCTTAAAGAATATCACCATACACAGAACATATAAGGATTTAACTTGAACCGTAGTAAGCAAAAGAGATTTTCTGTAGATATTTaggataaaaaaaccccaaatgcaaTGAATAGCAACCTACCCTgattattatacatatatatatgtatatatctgtATACACACACCTGATACTTATTGATTTCTATCTGTTCCACTTCACCCCTTAATGCTACCTACTACCTGAGAGGTGGGGAGAAATAACAAGAACGTTTGTTGAtatttcatttggaaaaaaaattcaatacATTTTGAATCTTCTTGACCAAGAAAAATGCTTTCCTACTTCAGCTGCATCTGTTCCTAGGGACACACGTGGATCAGTGCCATATGGCCTATTGTGGCAACACAACTGTAGGTTAACACATGGCAGAAAGGGCTTATGCTGGCACTGTGCCTGAAAAAAGCCCCATATAATCACAAGTGTCATGGGAATTTGCAGTTGTATCCAAGAACAAAGGGTAGAAGCAAAAGGCTTCAAGATACAAAGGATCCAACAAAAATACCAACTTAAGCTACCTTTCTAATTTATTGTCCAGCCACATACCACAGCCTTCAGTCTGCAAAACCAGCTGCAGGTTCAAATCTGTAAAAACGGAGCTGCGAACCAATCTACTTTGAAAAAACGAATGCACACCCCTCcttgccccaaaatcccacacaacagcagcaacaaaactCCCTCAACCTCAGCAATGAATCACAAAGCTGGAGCAAATGATTACAAAAATCATTTATCATTATAAAATCCTTCCATTCTTCCTGACACACAGTCTGGACTGTGTATTTGATCAAGTAAAAGGAACATGAAAAGTCACTATCAGTACTTGACACTGGGATGCTGCTGAAGAAAAGCCAGTTGGTAGTTTTGGAGAAGCTCACTCGTGGTAGGGGTAGATCTCTGTAAATATCAAAGCATCACAGACAGCAGAACTCATGAGCTGGTCACTATTGCAAGCAGTGCACGCCTGAAAAGTTAATCCCTGTTGTGGTACTGTGCCTTTTTCCTTTGGCAAGATGAGTGGTTTGCTAGCTCTTTTTAAACATGCTTTTGTACCCAGGTTTACAAAGAAGGCATGAAAATAAGTGTGATTTATGTGATGTGCAGGTCTCAGTAAAAACACAGGAGATGTTAAGTGTATTCATTTTTCCTTCCTGGAAATCACATTTCAGATTATTTTCCAAAATAATTGGTATTGCCTTTCAATTTACAATCGCCATGTTTTATCAACCTATTTTAACTGAGCACAACCCAAAATTACTTTGAGTATCAGAGGCAAAATCCATGTTCTAGAGAGTCCAGTTCTCTCTGCCTAAAACTATATAAATAATTAAAACAACCTACCACATAAGAACAATCTGGACAAGATGCTTAAAAAAACAAAGCCAAGTCTCTCTAAATCCTTCTAGTcctcttttacaacccccactaTTACCAGTTTCATGTCTTAATCAGAAAGCTACCAGATTTTGAAGCTTTTTGCTTATCATGCTGTTCAAACATTCTCTGACCAACACCCCCTCCAACATGCACTAATAGCCTATAGCTAGCAGAACACCAAATCCTTAAAATAAAACACTTCACCTCATCAAAGCCAGCAGCTTGCAAATCTTGCAGCATCTGTCGATTAACTTCTGATGTTCCTTTGACAGCTGAGGTTGCTTCATTTGCAAAAGGCAGAAGTGAGTTTCTTATCTCCTGCAAAACCTTGTGATATGTTACAAATTTAGGGGGATTTCGGCCTTGTCTAGGATCTTCAGGTAACATTTTGCCCATGCTGTGATCAGCTTTAGCAGCATCTGAGGGTTTAGGCAAATTCCTGAGGCTCTCTCGTATTTCCTGTAGCATCTGCTGGCTGCTGCCAGTATAATTACTGGCAGGAAAAGTTTTAGGCCTCATTTGTCTATAACCTTCTGGCTTCTCACTTCTCTTCATGAAAACATGTATATATGCAACCTCCACCAAGGACTCGCACACACCAGAATTCAAGGAAGACTGGCTGATGTCAGAACTTGTGAAAGCAGTGGCTCTTCGCTTGGAAACCTTGGTTCCTGAAGTGCTGGACTTTGTCACAACCCAAAACTGCTATTCtgttaacaaaacaaaacaaatcacatTTAACAGAGCAGTAAAAAAATCACAATGTAGCACTGGAGTAGCGAAACATTCACACGCAGCACTGCCTTCAGATACTGAAAGCATGCGAAGCGAATTCTTCAGGCAGTCTTTACTCAAACTAATTTACACACCATGTTGGGTTTTAACTGTCTGTTAACAACTAATGTTTTAGGTGCCTCAAGTCTACACAGTCCTGAATTGCAAAGCATGTGGGCATAGTAAAAAGCTCTGAGTGGCGGACAAAGCTTGCAAAAGCAGATAAGAACCACTGGTGTGTGCCAGCACTGCTTCTTTGCCTGCCCCCTCTCCTGTGTCCATTTGTCACCTATGTTCTCCCCAACAACACCTTTGTAGCCAGAAGAGCCAACTCTGCTGCCCAGTCAGCCAGGATACAGATCAAATAACCTTGCTGTTCAATGATTCTGACATCCAGCTCCAGCAAAAGATGGGAGTGAGAAGTACACCAGTAAGAGCAATTAATTACAGTGATTTTATCCGTTCTCTAGCAGTCACATTTGCTAAAACTAAACATTTGCCTGGCTCATCACATGCAACTTTATGATTTCTTGTATCATCTGCTACTTGCATCTGTTTGAGGGTTCACATTCTGAGGCTTTCACAGTCTCTTAGCTCAAGTCTCCTTGAACCAGGCTTCATCAATAGTTAAGtaatttttacatttattttacatAAGGGAAAATGAGAGCAGGAagagaaacaaagaaaattttgatcagattttttttttactgtaaaattGTTTAACAACTCAAGCATCAAATTCACTGAGAGCATAGCTATGACATTTGGTAAGGGAAACAGAATTTTCTGCCAAAAGCCAAATAAAAAACGTTTGCATTTTGAAGGCGCTGACTCATCAGGGAAAGAGCCCCGTGTCTGCAGAGAACTCAAATCTCTGTGTTCAGGCTGGGCACTAATTATTACTGCAACTGCATGGCAAAGGATAAAGCAACCTCAGTGAAACACAAGAAACTGCAGAGCATTTGCCTCTTCAGAGTATCATGAAATTCAACTTTGTCAGTCTCTACTGCTTCACAGAGGAAGATCAGTTACTAAGACAGTGCAAGATAAACTAAATGTTTCAGCTCTGTCTTTTCTTCAAAAGCAACAAAAATGTTGAAGCCCAACTCACAGAGCTCCTTTACTACTGTGTTGCTAAGCGTTTCTCATTGTAGACATAAATTAAACAAGAATCCAAATTTTACACAGTCTACAAAAAAGTCACTCTTTCTTCATTCAGGCTTCATTTCTGTAATACTTGCACTGTCACAAACCAATTAGTGATTCAGCAAATGAGGAAAAATATGACAAGTTAATAGGAAAAAGAATTCCCTGGAACACATGCAAATTATATGAATTAAATACTCGTGCTATCCATATATGAATAAAACCTGAAAGCTGGGAAGTAATACATAAATGAGGACTGCAAAAAGAAACACTTAAGGGATATCCACTTAATCCCATTCTCCTTGGAGAACCATTTTAAAAATAACAGAAGTTCTCTTATGAAACTTGCTAAATCTTAAGGGGTATAACTGCATTCACAATCCTTCTTTGCACTGTGATAGCTTTGAAACCTTAAATGATTGTAGCTGGGTAATTATACGTCTAATACAGTCTGATAGCATATAGTTCTTCAGTGAAATTTTGCCCAAAGTATTAAGAAATCCAGAAATCAGCAGAAAGTACAGCATGAGAGCAATTAAAATGTAATTTCATTTTGGCcactttcaaaataattttccaaACATGCGGTATTTAAGACCACATTGAAAATACTTTTTCCAAAGAAAACTTTTTCCAAAGAAAATGAAGTAAGAACTTGACAAAATACCCCTACTTATGTTTTTAACAAATTCCAAAGGCCTGGAATTCAGGAGAAAACGGGTTTTGCACCTACATATTTTACAAATTTCATCTGGTATGGCAGCATTCACTTCATGGTTACACCTCGGGTAGTTGGAATAGGTAAATCTAACACCCCCTAAGAGAAATCAAGGTTACATTAACAGGAGACCAAAATCATAAATCAGCAGCACTCTTGGAAAATAAAGCTGCACTCTAAAATTTTAGCAGCAGTTTAGGTTTAGGAGTGTAAACCATCCAGTCCACTTATCTCCCAGCACTTACCACAGACAGTGTAACTGTTTGTCAGGCCACACAGCATAAACCAAGCTAAGGAACCTACCCAAATAAGTAACTTTTTTCTGGTGGGTTGTTCCTTTTGGCAGCACTGAGGGGTACCAGCATGTACGTGTTAAACTAAGTCTTAATTCTTAGAAAACAAATTAAATTAGTCCTCCAGAAAACACAAATTACTACAGCTCACCTTGCTTTAAATATGAATCTCAAAATTCACAAGTCACTTCTGCTTATAGACACTGGCACACATTTTAAAGAAAGAGAGTGTTGACTGCTGAGTAGGAAATAGATCTCAACTTTGTACTTCTAACTACCAAACACCAACTGTATCCATGGGAACTGATGTCTATTCCCTCCTGTAGTTTTGTGTCCTTAAATAATCTGTTTGTTAATGCAGCTGTTTTTGCTGATTAAATTCTCTTCCCTAAAGGAGTTGAAGAAAATAATGTTTCACCTCTATTCAAAGTATAGGAATACAGTATTTGCTTTTACAGGTCAAactgtaagggaaaaaaaaagcccactgcatttttttttacattataaTCACAAAAGATTGGACTTATATAAATAAGAGCTCGAATGAAAGctcagaagtgttcaaggccaggcctgatgaggcttggaacaacctggtctagtggcagGGAGCTGGAACTGGATTATCTctaaggtccctgccaacccaaaccagtctgtgatgcTCTGAATGGCAACATGCAACTGTCAATGACTCCCATgattttctgagggaaaaaaatacaCAGCTTTTAAATCTAACTTTAAAATTCCTTATAAAAATACTTTCAATGTCCGTATTTCCAACTGAGTAGTGAACATCGCATATTGATGTATCGTGGTACCCTCCCTCATGTATCTATTCTAACAGCTCATTTTATACATGATCACAATGCTTCACTGTTAGAGATAAAGAAACTAACAGAGACTTCACAAGTCATAAAATTAAGTTTGTAAGGACTTGGTTCAGACCAATTAAAGGAGGCTTTTCTTTCAGGTAACAAGTCATTGAGCTGCAACAGCAATTTCCCAAAGGAGGCTAAAAGTTTTCATAGGATGAGGAGAAAACTGGACCCTGAAATCAGCACATAAGCACAACTACATATGGTCAGAGAAGCCAGAGCTGGAAAGAACCAGAGGCCATCTGAACACGAGGAACGTTGTGTATTCGCTCGGTTTGCTTCCATTCTTACGCTCTGCTATCTCCTTTAGCAGGATACAGCTCCTCTCCGTACACATACACGTATTCCCGGGAGCAGCAGGAGTCATTCCAGACGCACCTCGGAGCGATCTCCAGGGCTCGCaactgcagggcagccacagccccGCTGCACTGCTCGGGCCGGCACGGATTGTGCAGGACAGCGGGACCCGGCCTCCCGGGACACGCAGGCCAGGAGGGTTTCACGGCCGGGCGGAGTATCCCGAACGTGCCCCGCTGGGACACCTGCGCTTCTGTCGCCTCGCCGGCCCCAGGCCGTGACCTGAGGTGGCTCCTGCCCCGGTTGTGTCCCGCAGCGGGCCCAGGACGCCGGGCCGAGCCGGAGCGGGCCCGTTACCGCCCCGACCCCCCTCCGGCCCCGCGCACGGCGGACTCTACCTGAGGCGagaaggcggcggcggcggcagcgccccgGGCGCTCGGAGCTCGGCCCCGCCCGCACGGCGCCGACCGGCCgcggcccttcccttccctcctccgcCCCTCGGCGATGCCGGCAGCGCCCGCTCGGTCCCTCCGccagcgcccgccgccgcctcggGCCGTTCAGTTCGGCGCCGCCATTTTGTCAGTGTCCCCGCCGCGGAGCCGCCCGGATATGGGCAGATCCCGGCCTGCCACGCGCGGCTCCCGCCGCTCCCGGATGGAGCAGCGGCGGCTCCCGCCCGCCCCGGCGGGGAGCGGCAGCGCCCTGTAACCCCTGCGCGCCCGGGCCGGGCAGCCACACCGCACTGCACAGCACTGCTCGGCACGGAACTGCGCTGCCGGACACGGCTGGCTTCTCCCGGCCCAGTGCCGGGCACCACGGacaaattcccattttctgaTTTTCCGATTTTcttttttggggatgggggggggggggagaaagcTCCGCTGAGCCTCGTGTTTCAGCTGATGCCCGAAGGATGGACTCGTTACAGACCAACAGTAAGGAAAACCCACCGGTTAGTACTCGGAGTGATccatttcatttccatcttttgcaTTTTAAATAAATTTCAAATAAGCCGCTCTAAGGAGCTCATCGGCAACTCAGTACACCTTGCCCTGCACAAGGACGACTGccttgtccccagtgccccatccATCTCCAGACACACGGAATGTGCATCAGGTGAGCTGTTCCTGCCACAGCACACCCCGGGCACTCACGCCGACGTGATTAAAGTACACTCTAGAGGGGTTATGGTGGAAATACCATGTAACACCTCATAACTAACCTGTTCCTGCCCAAATACACAGGTTTTTCCATCCTTCAGGTTCAATACCCAGGCCCAATCCAAATAAGTTCCCACAAACACATCTAGTTGATTTATTTTAGTAAGTCAGACCACTACTCTTGTGCAAAACTTTTTAATAAAAAGAGAAAGGGTTCTCTGTAAAAGAAAGCAGGTACAATGctaataataaaatttaaaactttTCAAAGATTTCAACAAACCAGACGTGAATTTGTGACAAAGACTATGTCTCAAGTTTAGAAACTCTCATTCTTACACCTGAAAACACAGCCAACACATCTGTCAGTTATGACTTCTTAATTACAAACCCCATTTTTCTGTTGGGAGATTTACTGGTGCATTATCAAGTTTTAACATGTAGCATCCATGATGAAGCTGTGAATAATTCAAAATAATGTTGCTAGAATGCTTAGATTCCTATAGAACCTTTCACATATCATAGCTTTAACAGTTTTCCTTCCAGCTCATGAACTAACATTAACAGTTATGTTCCCCTATATAAAAAACTcagcttaaaaaaaccccatctcTTTCAGGTGACATAAAAAGAATTTCCACAAAGCCCACAGTTTCGCTTTAGAAATGATACTTGAAAAATACCTttacagggaaaaataaaaattcagcgtttaccttttcctctgtttttatgTGTGTATTATGGACATCACTTTACAGCAAGGATTTTGCCCTTAGTGACTACTTTCCTGCTTGTCAAAACCAAGCAGGCAGCAGGGAAGAAATGGCATGTAAGCTTGCTCAGTTACCCATCCTGGAGCATCAAGTGACAGCTGTCAGAATGTGAAGCACCTGACTTCTTCCACAGCACCAGGACCAAGGTGAGGCTGCTCCCACACATGCCAATAACAGACTAGTGAGTAGCATTAGGAATGAACCTGACATTTCCCAGTGGTTCAAGCTGGTCAATGCTTCAAAGGGATACCACAGTCACTTCATGCAAAAAGTTGTCTGTTCACATAAATAGCCTCTGCATCAGTACCATATACCAGGCATGGTCCTAGAACATCTAAGCTATTCACAGACAAAGTCTGGTTTGGAATGAGGTTGGTGATTTCCATGCGGTCTTTGGTCGGATCATTGCTTAGCCAGGCACTCACTACAGACTGGTTCATGGTGCTGTGGGAAAGATAGGCAGTGCTTCTTCCTCCTGAAAGAAGGAACACAAAGAAGTAAGTTTCAAATTTGTTTATATATTCTCAGAATTTGGAGAAACACAGTAGATATGGGTCAGACATAACGGAAATAAAATTTTACATTTAAGTCAGTTTTCAGAGTAGTTGAGATGTCATTTCTTTGGTAAATTAAGGAGAAAATAGCTTAAAAATCAAGTACTTGAAATAATTACAAAAATTATCTACCAGCTCTACCCTCAGTTAAGACAAATACATCACAGCAGCTATTAACTCATCTCACCGGACAGTGTAAGTACCTGCAAGTTTCTCTAGCCAGATACTAAAGCAGGGGTACAAGAACACAAGTCTGTTTATAGAGTGTCTTGCTCTATTTGGGGTTTTCAGCTTTGCTTCAATAACACTTATTCTCTACTGCTCCTCCTCCCCACTTTGCAGCAAGTGATACACCTATCTTTGAGTTTTTTCCACCTAACACTTTATGTTCAAACTGAAGTCTCACACTCTAAGAACCATCATTCAGCATAAGATTAGCAGGTGTCAGAAGGGATGCTAAAGGATTTATACTTCATATACTTGCAAACATGCAGAGCCCAACTTGAATTAGTAATCCTATAATTTCCATAGATGAAACTTAACTTTGAATGACAACTTTgaggccaaaggcagcaggtgACATCTGAAAGTTTCCCCATTATTGTCTAATGTGGCAAGCACTTAGCAGTGATTAGAATGTGAAAATGAATGCTTATATTAAGTCAGTATCATAACTTTAAAATCCTGCCACCATGCAAAAGGATCCAGTTTCATTTATTGAAAGTTTCAATTATTACCCCAAATTGTAAATTCATAATTCTACTATCTCATTAACCTATCAATTATTTTTGTATTCTAAGTTAGTGCAACTCCCTCAGAGACTCAATAAGGTCAGTCAGGCTGCCTCTATTTCTTTTCTACAGATGATTTTTAAGTGAATACAGTCCATCTTTGAAATCACAGATGTGTCCTTCACACACTGGTCAGAGGGTCGCAGATTAAAAACACCCAAACCAGACCATGAACAACCCTGCACAACTGTTTGCCATATAAGTAGTTTTTCTCAAGTGCTTATCTAAGAAAAGTGCTTATCTAAGATTGCTTTCTAAGAAAAGAAAGCTGCTTTTAATTTTCTGTATTAAGATTGTGTTATTAATTGGGTCATGTGAGAACACTGACTGTAATGATGTTACCAACTGACAAATTCAGTGCAGATGGACTTCAAACATCCTTACCTTGATGAAGAAAAGATGGTTTTTCAGATACATTTGTGGAAGTATCCCAGTGCCAAAGAGATCCATCTTCAGAACACGTGAATAAATGATCAGGGTCAGAGGGATGGAAGTGAACTTCCCACACTGCAAGTATCAAACAAAATCATTTCAAAACAAGTTCTCAAGTACTTCAATCAAAGCATTTGGATAGCATGATATAGACATGTATTTACAAGAACCTATGCCTCCATCAAaactttcatttttaattttgtgGGGGTAGGAAACCCAAAGCCCCATCCTAAGTTATATACTGCAGTTTTCCCTCTGCTGGCAGAGGGAAAAGGGGGtaagaaaacagaaggaa comes from Melospiza melodia melodia isolate bMelMel2 chromosome 3, bMelMel2.pri, whole genome shotgun sequence and encodes:
- the LATS1 gene encoding serine/threonine-protein kinase LATS1 isoform X2, with the translated sequence MKRSEKPEGYRQMRPKTFPASNYTGSSQQMLQEIRESLRNLPKPSDAAKADHSMGKMLPEDPRQGRNPPKFVTYHKVLQEIRNSLLPFANEATSAVKGTSEVNRQMLQDLQAAGFDEDMVIQALRQTNNRSIEAAIEFISKMSYQDPRREQMVAAAARPVNAGMKPPGAVQQSVNRKQSWKGSKESLVPQRHGPSLAEGVVYRSESPSSQPDVGRPLSGSGIAAFAQAHPANGQRVNPPPLPQIRSVTPPPPPPRGQTPPPRGTTPPPPSWEPNSQTKRYSGNMEYVISRISPVPPGAWQDGYPPPPMNPPPMNSSAQGQRGMSAVPIGRQPIIMQSSANSKFSFPSGRAGMQNGNCQAEFIVHQNVVSGNSVSRQPPPYPMNPTNRQSPTALQMQAGGSAPPSAYTNGNIPQAIMVPNRNSHNLELYNTSVAGIPASWSQPSPVQPQASPGNGHDMPAWQPSIPVRSNSFNNHHGSRQSHSGSSQPSATTVTAITPAPIQQPVKSMRVLKPELQTALAPTHPSWMPQPVQTVQTIPFSDSPSTNMAVMPPVVEAPNYQGPPPPYPKHLLHQNPSVNLYEAGPKLSKEEPPPLAREDENEKNYECVDSTDKEKKQITTSPVPVRKNKKDEERRESRIQSYSPQAFKFFMEQHVENILKSHQQRLHRKKQLENEMMRVGLSPEARDQMRKMLCQKESNYIRLRRAKMDKSMFVKIKTLGVGAFGEVCLARKVDTNALYATKTLRKKDVLLRNQVAHVKAERDILAEADNEWVVRLYYSFQDKDNLYFVMDYIPGGDMMSLLIRMGVFPENLARFYTAELTCAVESVHKMGFIHRDIKPDNILIDRDGHIKLTDFGLCTGFRWTHDSKYYQSGDHARQDSMDFSSEWGDPANCRCGDRLKPLERRAARQHQRCLAHSLVGTPNYIAPEVLLRTGYTQLCDWWSVGVILFEMLVGQPPFLAQTPLETQMKVINWQTALHIPPQAKLTPEASDLIIKLCRGPEDRLGKNGADEIKAHPFFKTIDFSSDLRRQSAFYIPKIAHPTDTSNFDPVDPDKLWSDDDKEGNRNDTLNGWYKNGKHPEHAFYEFTFRRFFDDNGYPYNNPKPIEYEYGNSQNSEQQSDDDDDQQASRGVQSRDLVYV
- the LATS1 gene encoding serine/threonine-protein kinase LATS1 isoform X3 — protein: MKRSEKPEGYRQMRPKTFPASNYTGSSQQMLQEIRESLRNLPKPSDAAKADHSMGKMLPEDPRQGRNPPKFVTYHKVLQEIRNSLLPFANEATSAVKGTSEVNRQMLQDLQAAGFDEDMVIQALRQTNNRSIEAAIEFISKMSYQDPRREQMVAAAARPVNAAGAVQQSVNRKQSWKGSKESLVPQRHGPSLAEGVVYRSESPSSQPDVGRPLSGSGIAAFAQAHPANGQRVNPPPLPQIRSVTPPPPPPRGQTPPPRGTTPPPPSWEPNSQTKRYSGNMEYVISRISPVPPGAWQDGYPPPPMNPPPMNSSAQGQRGMSAVPIGRQPIIMQSSANSKFSFPSGRAGMQNGNCQAEFIVHQNVVSGNSVSRQPPPYPMNPTNRQSPTALQMQAGGSAPPSAYTNGNIPQAIMVPNRNSHNLELYNTSVAGIPASWSQPSPVQPQASPGNGHDMPAWQPSIPVRSNSFNNHHGSRQSHSGSSQPSATTVTAITPAPIQQPVKSMRVLKPELQTALAPTHPSWMPQPVQTVQTIPFSDSPSTNMAVMPPVVEAPNYQGPPPPYPKHLLHQNPSVNLYEAGPKLSKEEPPPLAREDENEKNYECVDSTDKEKKQITTSPVPVRKNKKDEERRESRIQSYSPQAFKFFMEQHVENILKSHQQRLHRKKQLENEMMRVGLSPEARDQMRKMLCQKESNYIRLRRAKMDKSMFVKIKTLGVGAFGEVCLARKVDTNALYATKTLRKKDVLLRNQVAHVKAERDILAEADNEWVVRLYYSFQDKDNLYFVMDYIPGGDMMSLLIRMGVFPENLARFYTAELTCAVESVHKMGFIHRDIKPDNILIDRDGHIKLTDFGLCTGFRWTHDSKYYQSGDHARQDSMDFSSEWGDPANCRCGDRLKPLERRAARQHQRCLAHSLVGTPNYIAPEVLLRTGYTQLCDWWSVGVILFEMLVGQPPFLAQTPLETQMKVINWQTALHIPPQAKLTPEASDLIIKLCRGPEDRLGKNGADEIKAHPFFKTIDFSSDLRRQSAFYIPKIAHPTDTSNFDPVDPDKLWSDDDKEGNRNDTLNGWYKNGKHPEHAFYEFTFRRFFDDNGYPYNNPKPIEYEYGNSQNSEQQSDDDDDQQASRGVQSRDLVYV